From the Oleiphilus messinensis genome, one window contains:
- the kdsB gene encoding 3-deoxy-manno-octulosonate cytidylyltransferase: MSFSVVIPARYASSRLPGKPLLKIAGKPMIQHVYEKACESEATDVIIATDDARIEEAAQRFGAKTVMTSTEHPSGTDRLEEVVRKLGYYADDIVVNVQGDEPLIPPRIINQVAHNLAAEPLASISTLCEPIADVQSLINSNVVKVVFDTQRFALYFSRAPIPWPRNAFAGLNQLNEAKWPEGTEYFRHIGIYGYRVKFLKSFVQWAPSPLEQAECLEQLRALDNGERIHVDVADERPPAGVDTEEDFNRVKALLEA, from the coding sequence ATGTCTTTTTCTGTAGTTATCCCAGCGCGCTATGCTTCTTCGAGGTTGCCCGGCAAACCATTGCTGAAAATTGCTGGCAAGCCCATGATCCAGCATGTTTACGAAAAGGCTTGTGAAAGTGAAGCGACTGACGTGATCATCGCTACGGATGATGCTCGCATCGAGGAGGCTGCACAACGTTTTGGCGCAAAGACGGTAATGACCTCAACCGAACACCCTTCAGGAACCGACCGTTTGGAAGAAGTTGTCCGTAAGCTCGGTTACTATGCGGACGATATTGTCGTCAACGTGCAAGGGGATGAGCCTTTAATACCGCCGCGCATTATTAACCAGGTGGCTCATAACCTTGCGGCAGAGCCGCTGGCTTCGATTTCGACCTTATGTGAACCAATTGCAGATGTGCAGTCTCTGATCAACTCGAACGTGGTCAAGGTGGTATTTGATACGCAACGCTTTGCACTTTATTTCAGTCGTGCCCCGATTCCCTGGCCGCGGAACGCATTTGCCGGGTTAAATCAGCTGAATGAGGCCAAGTGGCCTGAGGGAACGGAGTACTTTCGCCACATCGGAATCTACGGTTATCGTGTTAAGTTTTTGAAATCTTTCGTTCAATGGGCGCCCAGTCCTCTCGAGCAGGCTGAATGCCTGGAACAGTTACGTGCGCTTGATAACGGGGAGCGAATTCATGTTGATGTTGCTGATGAGCGACCACCTGCTGGCGTTGATACCGAAGAAGATTTCAATCGAGTCAAGGCCCTGCTGGAGGCCTGA
- a CDS encoding low molecular weight protein-tyrosine-phosphatase: MVKVLFVCLGNICRSPTAHGVFRSVVEREGLAAQIEIESAGTGPWHVGKTPDSRAIETAKKRGIDMADLRARQVADDDFEYFDYIFAMDQSNYENLIERCPAEFQNKVSLFLSLLNDNSIEEVPDPYYGGRAGFELVFDLVTNASEALLKQLIDTRAIASS, from the coding sequence ATGGTTAAAGTGCTATTCGTGTGTTTGGGTAATATTTGTCGATCCCCCACTGCCCATGGTGTGTTTCGCAGTGTTGTCGAACGGGAAGGGCTCGCTGCGCAAATCGAGATAGAGTCTGCGGGTACCGGGCCCTGGCATGTGGGTAAAACCCCCGACAGTCGTGCTATTGAGACCGCAAAGAAACGGGGTATTGATATGGCGGACTTGCGAGCCAGACAGGTCGCCGACGATGATTTCGAATATTTCGATTACATTTTCGCTATGGATCAAAGCAATTACGAAAACTTGATTGAACGCTGTCCTGCTGAGTTTCAGAATAAGGTCTCTTTGTTTTTGTCCTTGTTGAATGATAACAGTATTGAAGAGGTCCCTGACCCCTACTATGGTGGGCGTGCCGGTTTTGAGTTAGTGTTCGATTTGGTGACAAATGCCAGTGAGGCGCTTTTGAAACAGCTGATTGACACCCGAGCTATCGCCTCGTCGTGA
- the murB gene encoding UDP-N-acetylmuramate dehydrogenase, which yields MTPELSPRRDACVFSRMVYKRVRMVIPVHIEQNKSLLKLNTLAVDASARYVIAITSVEELESALTFARTRGLEWFVIGAGSNLILASDFSGLIIHNQISGREILSDNGASVVLKAGAGEVWHDWVRYTLRQGLAGLENLSLIPGTVGAAPVQNIGAYGEEIANSLLSVQVYDCDRSEVRTLSAAECEFAYRDSLFKQQAGRFVILSVTFKLCRYGAPGGHYDFNLSYQPLADLTAKTPPNSPQDVSDIVCAIRREKLPDPQQIPNVGSFFKNPVIDVSHFERLHHEYPSMPHYPAQKGVKVAAGWLIDQLGWKGYRNALVGIHEQQALVLINHGGGRGADILALAQQVADSVFKQFEIQLEIEPVVLGGSSVPGHSSSRFEPGR from the coding sequence TTGACACCCGAGCTATCGCCTCGTCGTGATGCATGTGTTTTCTCGCGCATGGTTTACAAGCGGGTCAGGATGGTTATCCCGGTGCATATAGAGCAAAATAAATCCTTGCTGAAGCTCAATACGCTGGCTGTCGATGCATCTGCCCGCTATGTAATTGCGATCACTTCAGTCGAGGAGCTGGAGTCCGCATTGACTTTTGCCCGAACCAGGGGGCTGGAATGGTTTGTGATTGGCGCGGGAAGTAATCTAATCCTCGCCAGTGATTTTTCGGGCCTGATCATCCATAACCAGATCTCTGGACGTGAGATTTTATCGGATAACGGCGCTTCAGTCGTCTTGAAAGCCGGAGCCGGCGAAGTCTGGCATGATTGGGTTCGGTATACGCTTCGCCAAGGCTTGGCTGGATTGGAAAATCTCTCGCTAATACCGGGAACTGTTGGCGCCGCGCCGGTTCAGAATATTGGCGCATATGGCGAAGAGATCGCGAATTCTTTGCTCAGTGTGCAAGTTTATGATTGTGACCGTAGTGAAGTGCGCACGCTTTCTGCAGCAGAGTGTGAATTTGCATACCGTGACAGTCTATTCAAGCAGCAGGCTGGACGTTTCGTCATTTTGTCTGTCACTTTTAAGTTGTGTCGTTATGGCGCCCCAGGTGGCCACTACGACTTTAATTTAAGTTATCAGCCTCTTGCGGATCTTACGGCAAAAACACCACCTAACTCCCCTCAGGATGTGAGTGATATCGTCTGCGCAATCCGTCGTGAAAAGTTGCCAGATCCTCAGCAGATTCCTAATGTAGGTAGCTTCTTCAAGAACCCGGTGATCGACGTTTCGCACTTTGAGCGCTTGCATCATGAATATCCTTCGATGCCGCACTATCCCGCGCAGAAGGGCGTTAAAGTGGCTGCAGGCTGGTTAATCGATCAGCTTGGCTGGAAAGGTTATCGAAATGCGCTTGTAGGTATTCATGAGCAGCAGGCACTGGTGCTCATTAATCATGGCGGGGGACGTGGAGCTGATATCTTGGCGTTGGCCCAACAGGTTGCAGACTCCGTATTCAAGCAGTTCGAAATCCAATTGGAGATCGAACCTGTCGTTCTTGGTGGCTCATCTGTGCCTGGTCATTCATCTTCCCGGTTTGAGCCAGGAAGATGA
- the tviB gene encoding Vi polysaccharide biosynthesis UDP-N-acetylglucosamine C-6 dehydrogenase TviB, which translates to MLNVDDSKICIVGLGYVGLPLAVEFGKQIHTIGFDINSARIKELVNGKDSTLEVEEELLAQATNLKYTDNLQDTRDCNIYIVTVPTPIDEFKTPDLTPLISASKAIGQVLNKNDIVIYESTVYPGATEEVCIPVLEQVSGLTFNTDFFAGYSPERINPGDKEHRVTNILKVTSGSTPEVADFVDQLYRKVIIAGTHKASSIKVAEAAKVIENTQRDVNIALVNELSLIFDRLGIDTLEVLEAAGTKWNFLPFRPGLVGGHCIGVDPYYLTHKAQAVGYHPEVILSGRRINDGMGPYVAESVIKLMMRKRIHVVDSNILIMGLTFKENCPDIRNTRVVDVIAELETYHANIDVYDPWADPDEVKHEYGISLTDQLESNKYDAIILAVSHKDFIEMGAEEIRSLGKKNSILYDVKYVLDKNAVDGRL; encoded by the coding sequence ATGTTGAACGTTGATGATAGTAAGATCTGTATAGTTGGTTTGGGTTACGTCGGTTTACCTCTTGCCGTTGAATTCGGGAAGCAGATCCACACCATTGGATTTGATATCAACTCAGCACGAATTAAAGAGTTGGTGAATGGGAAGGACAGTACGCTTGAAGTTGAAGAAGAGCTTCTTGCTCAAGCGACAAACCTGAAATATACCGATAACCTGCAGGACACTCGAGACTGCAATATCTACATTGTCACCGTTCCCACCCCGATTGACGAGTTTAAGACACCCGATCTGACACCGCTAATCTCGGCCAGCAAGGCAATCGGTCAAGTACTAAACAAGAATGACATCGTAATCTACGAATCAACGGTTTATCCCGGGGCGACCGAAGAAGTCTGCATACCTGTTTTGGAGCAGGTATCGGGCCTGACCTTCAACACCGATTTCTTCGCAGGATACAGCCCTGAACGAATCAATCCGGGCGACAAGGAACATCGTGTTACCAACATTCTCAAAGTGACATCAGGCTCTACGCCGGAGGTGGCAGATTTTGTCGACCAACTCTATCGCAAAGTAATTATTGCGGGCACACACAAGGCAAGCAGCATCAAGGTTGCAGAAGCCGCCAAGGTCATCGAGAATACCCAAAGGGATGTTAACATTGCATTGGTGAACGAACTCTCCCTGATTTTCGACCGTCTCGGAATCGATACTCTGGAAGTACTGGAAGCTGCAGGCACAAAGTGGAACTTCCTGCCCTTCCGTCCCGGCCTGGTTGGTGGACATTGTATTGGTGTAGACCCCTACTACCTCACCCACAAAGCACAGGCTGTCGGCTACCACCCTGAGGTCATTCTATCCGGGCGTCGTATTAATGACGGTATGGGGCCCTACGTGGCGGAAAGTGTCATCAAACTCATGATGCGTAAACGCATACACGTGGTGGACTCCAATATTTTGATTATGGGCTTAACGTTCAAGGAAAACTGTCCGGACATTCGCAACACCCGCGTTGTTGATGTCATAGCGGAACTGGAAACCTACCACGCCAATATTGACGTCTATGACCCTTGGGCAGATCCGGATGAAGTTAAGCATGAGTACGGCATATCATTAACTGATCAGCTTGAGAGTAACAAGTACGATGCCATCATACTGGCCGTAAGCCACAAAGATTTCATCGAAATGGGTGCTGAAGAAATACGATCACTCGGCAAGAAGAACTCAATACTCTACGATGTAAAATACGTACTGGACAAGAACGCTGTTGACGGGCGCCTCTAA
- a CDS encoding TIGR03013 family XrtA/PEP-CTERM system glycosyltransferase: MAHVRIFKHYIHFPFIILGLLESLAFILAIFIAVPTRLAIGDIEYEYHYFEILPSAIAYAYTILICMNAMGVYQAKSKEGKTGMFVRTIVAFTIGSLIFPIFYYLASDIFGVIWRSVLLIATVYALVLVFVVRGLFYGMVDENAFKKNVLVLGAGHRAKRVLEDLRNPEDWKGFNLLGFFPYADEEIQVPNYQIVQSYSGLKDYALTHGVDEIIIALDDRRRKLPVEELMACKMEGIQILQEYVFTERETRKVSLEVISPGWFIFSEGFNRSSTWALIKRFTDILASVSLLLLAWPLMLVTAILIKLEEGWRAPLFYKQVRVGLNGNPFEVIKFRSMRVDAEKAGQAIWATKNDSRVTRVGAVIRKYRIDELPQLFNVLKGEMAFVGPRPERPVFVEKLAETIPFYNERHRVKPGLTGWAQLCFAYADSEEDSREKLRYDLYYLKNNSLLLDILIILQTVEVVIFKKGAH, translated from the coding sequence GTGGCACACGTACGGATTTTCAAGCATTACATTCACTTTCCCTTCATTATTCTGGGGCTTCTGGAATCCCTGGCATTTATTCTGGCCATCTTTATAGCGGTACCGACCCGGTTGGCGATTGGTGATATCGAATATGAGTATCACTACTTTGAGATTTTGCCTTCGGCTATCGCCTATGCCTACACAATTCTGATTTGTATGAACGCGATGGGCGTTTACCAGGCAAAATCCAAAGAGGGGAAAACCGGAATGTTTGTCAGAACCATTGTGGCATTCACAATTGGTTCGCTCATTTTTCCGATTTTCTATTACTTGGCCAGTGACATCTTTGGCGTGATCTGGCGCAGCGTACTCTTGATTGCGACGGTTTATGCGCTTGTGTTGGTGTTTGTCGTGCGTGGTTTGTTCTACGGCATGGTTGATGAAAATGCATTTAAGAAAAATGTACTGGTTTTAGGGGCAGGGCACCGTGCCAAGCGGGTTCTTGAGGATTTACGTAATCCGGAAGACTGGAAAGGGTTTAATTTGTTAGGCTTTTTTCCTTACGCAGATGAAGAGATACAAGTGCCTAACTATCAGATTGTTCAGTCCTATAGTGGTCTCAAGGATTATGCACTGACACATGGTGTCGACGAAATTATTATCGCACTGGATGACAGACGTCGAAAATTGCCGGTTGAAGAGCTTATGGCTTGCAAGATGGAAGGGATCCAAATACTGCAGGAATACGTGTTTACCGAGCGTGAGACCCGCAAGGTATCGCTTGAGGTTATTTCACCGGGCTGGTTTATCTTTTCCGAAGGATTCAACCGTAGTTCTACGTGGGCATTGATCAAGAGATTCACCGATATTCTGGCCAGTGTCAGTTTATTATTGTTGGCGTGGCCGCTGATGTTGGTTACGGCGATCTTGATCAAACTGGAAGAGGGATGGCGAGCGCCTTTGTTTTACAAGCAGGTGCGTGTAGGGCTAAACGGTAACCCATTTGAGGTGATCAAGTTCAGAAGTATGCGAGTGGATGCAGAAAAGGCAGGCCAAGCCATATGGGCAACCAAGAATGATTCACGTGTAACCCGGGTGGGCGCAGTCATTCGAAAATATCGGATTGATGAATTGCCACAGCTGTTTAATGTCTTGAAGGGCGAGATGGCCTTTGTTGGACCGCGTCCGGAACGACCTGTATTTGTGGAAAAGCTTGCTGAAACAATACCGTTTTACAACGAGCGTCACCGTGTGAAACCGGGCTTGACCGGATGGGCGCAACTTTGCTTTGCGTATGCAGACAGCGAGGAAGATAGTCGGGAAAAATTGCGTTACGATTTATATTACCTGAAAAACAACAGTTTATTGTTAGATATTCTCATTATCCTGCAAACCGTTGAGGTCGTAATATTCAAGAAAGGAGCGCATTAA
- a CDS encoding XrtA/PEP-CTERM system-associated ATPase, whose translation MYESHFGFTAKPFQLTPDPQFFYASSCHKKALYYLQYGLHQGEGFIVITGPIGTGKSTLASNLLNSLDNKHIVASQVSVSNLSPRELLEHIANAFGVQTDGDSKAQVIKAIENYLFTISRNRQRALLIIDEAQNLSHESLEELRLLSNYQVNSKPLLQTFLLGQEELRDHLQHPSMLQFQQRVIASFHLRALTDAETKQYVMHRLLHVGWTDKPAFTEQALAKLHQFTQGIPRRINIFMDRTLLMAFLEGKELIDSKVIESIGKELEAEFQQETSRPARAAATGAGSGSIQGKELEGLIQDLNEILESALEQKIAYTKFIDTLISKRRALRELAKK comes from the coding sequence ATGTACGAATCCCATTTCGGCTTCACCGCCAAACCGTTTCAGCTGACGCCAGATCCTCAGTTCTTCTACGCCAGCTCCTGTCATAAAAAAGCACTGTATTATCTTCAGTACGGGCTCCACCAGGGCGAGGGCTTTATTGTTATCACGGGCCCCATAGGAACCGGAAAATCGACACTGGCCAGCAACTTGCTGAATAGCCTGGACAACAAGCATATCGTTGCCTCTCAAGTATCAGTATCCAATCTGAGCCCAAGAGAATTGCTGGAACACATTGCCAACGCGTTCGGTGTGCAAACCGACGGTGACAGCAAAGCCCAGGTGATTAAGGCAATCGAGAATTACCTGTTTACAATATCCAGAAACCGCCAGCGGGCACTGCTAATCATCGATGAAGCACAAAACCTCTCCCATGAATCACTGGAAGAGCTGCGTCTACTGTCCAACTATCAAGTAAACAGCAAGCCTCTACTGCAAACGTTTCTGCTGGGTCAGGAAGAACTTCGGGATCATTTGCAACACCCTAGCATGCTTCAATTCCAGCAACGCGTGATCGCCTCATTTCACCTGCGCGCGCTCACCGATGCAGAAACCAAGCAATACGTCATGCATCGACTACTGCATGTAGGGTGGACTGACAAACCCGCATTCACAGAACAGGCACTGGCGAAACTCCACCAATTCACACAAGGCATACCCAGACGCATCAACATCTTTATGGATCGAACCCTGCTGATGGCGTTCCTTGAGGGAAAAGAACTGATTGACAGCAAAGTCATTGAATCAATCGGCAAAGAGCTCGAGGCGGAATTTCAGCAGGAAACCAGCAGGCCAGCACGAGCCGCTGCCACCGGAGCAGGTTCAGGAAGCATTCAGGGTAAAGAGCTGGAGGGTCTGATTCAGGATCTGAATGAAATACTGGAAAGCGCACTCGAACAAAAAATTGCCTACACGAAATTTATAGACACACTTATCAGTAAACGCAGAGCACTTCGGGAACTCGCAAAGAAATAG
- a CDS encoding TIGR03016 family PEP-CTERM system-associated outer membrane protein yields the protein MKGVTALSILGILSHVATVNGKPRVTPSLGFSEEYTDNVNLSENDEEDSFITEITPTITIADTRPSSDYRLSYSYRYIDFTASEVDSRSENTLDARLNHYAMDRTLRTYLESNINNSRASLLQSSNNDGKSGAERVETRTAAGGFDYSTGQRAWTEFDLGFEVRKTKSDNDSVNLSTYSADLVFQEGKRVQMFDWEFSTGYATDSEDNEYNNTNGRLSFVVTQNFSVFAQGQYEESVALGDDENEILATTWGVGTRYDFSRSHVSLAYNKFEKGDGNDFISAGLGWNPSARTSVAANLTERFFGESYQLNVTHRARYFRNSIQYLDEVTNLSQLIFQRQTGALLCPEGNDFSLADCVLASAETPLEPGQQLITVEVPVSAIGEDQVLSRRLGLTSNYSKGKSTFTGNLFWVRTKRLTDDDFASKDYDKELGANISWVWKFSGKTNLNFIADLRKVESNQDTSTKVQANEYLYRARLTRQFTQKISASLIYSHSQRHSDLADDDYIENHLALSALARF from the coding sequence ATGAAAGGAGTTACAGCGTTATCTATACTCGGTATCCTTAGCCATGTCGCCACCGTGAATGGAAAACCTCGGGTCACCCCCTCTCTGGGATTCAGTGAAGAATACACTGACAACGTTAATTTATCGGAGAACGACGAGGAAGATTCGTTCATCACCGAAATCACACCTACCATCACAATAGCGGACACCCGTCCGAGCAGTGACTACCGGCTTTCCTACAGTTACCGGTATATTGACTTTACTGCTTCAGAGGTTGACAGTCGCAGTGAAAATACACTTGACGCACGCCTGAACCACTATGCAATGGATCGCACCCTTAGAACCTACCTGGAATCCAATATCAACAATTCTCGTGCGTCACTTCTCCAGAGTTCAAATAATGATGGCAAGTCCGGTGCAGAGCGGGTGGAGACCCGAACTGCGGCAGGCGGCTTTGACTACAGTACCGGTCAGCGCGCTTGGACAGAGTTCGATCTGGGTTTTGAAGTAAGAAAGACCAAATCCGACAACGATTCAGTTAATCTGAGCACTTACTCAGCCGACCTTGTTTTTCAGGAAGGTAAACGCGTGCAGATGTTTGATTGGGAATTTTCTACAGGATATGCAACGGATAGTGAAGACAACGAATATAACAATACCAACGGCCGTCTGAGCTTTGTTGTCACGCAAAACTTTTCTGTTTTTGCTCAAGGACAATACGAGGAATCAGTTGCTCTGGGTGATGATGAAAATGAGATTCTCGCCACGACCTGGGGCGTGGGAACACGGTATGACTTCAGCCGAAGTCACGTATCACTTGCGTACAACAAGTTTGAAAAAGGCGATGGTAATGATTTCATCAGTGCAGGGCTTGGCTGGAATCCAAGTGCACGCACCAGCGTTGCCGCAAATTTGACCGAACGATTCTTTGGTGAATCCTATCAACTTAATGTGACCCATCGAGCACGCTATTTTCGGAATTCAATCCAATACCTGGATGAAGTGACCAACCTGTCCCAACTTATTTTCCAGCGCCAAACGGGGGCACTACTATGCCCTGAGGGCAACGACTTCAGTCTCGCCGATTGTGTCCTTGCCTCGGCCGAAACCCCACTAGAACCCGGGCAGCAGTTAATCACCGTTGAAGTCCCTGTTTCAGCGATTGGCGAAGATCAAGTCCTTTCCCGACGACTTGGACTGACCAGCAACTATTCCAAAGGGAAATCAACCTTCACCGGAAACCTTTTCTGGGTCAGAACCAAGCGTCTCACCGATGATGATTTTGCCAGCAAAGATTACGATAAAGAACTGGGCGCAAATATCAGTTGGGTCTGGAAGTTTTCCGGCAAGACCAACTTGAATTTCATAGCAGATTTGAGAAAAGTCGAGTCCAATCAAGATACAAGCACGAAGGTTCAAGCGAATGAATACCTTTACCGCGCAAGACTCACGCGGCAATTCACCCAGAAAATTTCCGCGTCACTTATATACAGTCATAGCCAACGACACTCTGATCTCGCAGATGACGACTATATTGAAAACCATCTTGCACTTTCAGCACTTGCACGGTTTTAA